In a genomic window of Microterricola viridarii:
- a CDS encoding oligosaccharide flippase family protein, protein MRDAAAGIETPSLATRVKGGSAWGALNIALSRILQFVTMLVVARLVAPDQFGALAVALVAQSIAINITELGTTASLARGDRDPDAIAPTVFSLSLMAGTVLTIVMIVTAPLLAAALGDPSAAPVVQVMALTVFLAAFASVPTALVWRDFLQKRRLFVDIGAIVITGLVVIPLAVIGMGAMALAWSRVVGQAASTIGYWLIVPKRYLPGWNRAELGPLLRLGLPLAASNIVAFVMLNVDYIVVGRELGPEQLGLYLLAFNLAALPSSVLTTILRTVAVPTFGRLFAAGTLAELVPRFVAGVAWIAFPIALLIGALGLPLMTALYGDEWAPGAIALLGLGAFGAARVLSELFADLCVGAGKTIGLMWVQLIWLAVLVPSMILGVQQFGIAGAGWAHAAVCWFVVVPLYLVTLARVLHVSWLKQLIAFLPAMAASVLAALAAAWLASTVDNPWLALLVGGCGGVLVYGLLTVRTWRGLMRTIRLLR, encoded by the coding sequence ATGAGAGACGCAGCGGCCGGCATCGAAACTCCGAGCCTCGCAACGCGGGTCAAGGGCGGCTCTGCGTGGGGCGCGCTGAACATCGCGCTTTCGCGGATCCTGCAATTTGTGACGATGCTCGTCGTCGCTCGCCTCGTCGCCCCCGATCAGTTCGGTGCGCTTGCCGTCGCGCTCGTGGCACAGAGTATCGCCATCAACATCACCGAGCTGGGCACCACTGCCTCCTTGGCCCGGGGCGATCGAGATCCCGATGCAATTGCGCCAACCGTCTTCAGCCTGTCGCTGATGGCCGGCACCGTGCTGACGATTGTGATGATCGTGACGGCGCCGCTGCTCGCAGCAGCGCTCGGCGACCCGTCGGCGGCACCCGTGGTGCAGGTGATGGCACTCACGGTCTTCCTTGCCGCGTTCGCCTCTGTCCCGACGGCACTGGTCTGGCGGGACTTCCTGCAGAAGCGCAGGCTGTTCGTCGATATCGGTGCCATCGTCATCACGGGGCTCGTCGTGATCCCGCTCGCAGTGATCGGGATGGGAGCGATGGCATTGGCGTGGTCGAGGGTCGTGGGGCAAGCGGCCTCGACGATCGGGTACTGGTTGATCGTTCCCAAGCGATATCTCCCCGGCTGGAACCGTGCGGAGCTTGGCCCGCTGCTCCGGCTCGGTCTGCCCCTTGCCGCATCCAACATCGTGGCATTCGTCATGCTGAACGTCGACTACATCGTTGTCGGCCGTGAACTCGGCCCGGAGCAGCTCGGGCTCTACCTGCTGGCGTTCAACCTCGCGGCGCTGCCGAGCAGCGTGCTCACCACGATCCTGCGGACGGTCGCGGTTCCGACTTTCGGTCGCTTGTTCGCCGCGGGGACGCTGGCCGAACTCGTGCCCCGGTTCGTGGCCGGCGTCGCCTGGATCGCTTTCCCGATCGCGCTGCTGATCGGTGCTCTCGGCCTGCCGCTGATGACCGCGCTCTATGGCGACGAATGGGCGCCGGGCGCGATCGCACTCCTGGGACTCGGCGCTTTCGGAGCGGCGCGGGTCCTCTCCGAGCTCTTTGCCGACCTCTGTGTGGGCGCGGGCAAGACGATCGGCCTGATGTGGGTCCAGCTCATCTGGCTGGCTGTGCTCGTGCCGTCGATGATTCTCGGCGTGCAGCAGTTCGGCATCGCCGGGGCGGGTTGGGCGCATGCCGCCGTGTGCTGGTTTGTGGTGGTCCCGCTCTACCTCGTCACGCTCGCACGCGTTCTCCACGTCAGCTGGCTGAAACAGTTGATCGCATTCCTGCCCGCCATGGCTGCATCCGTTCTCGCAGCCCTCGCGGCCGCGTGGCTGGCCTCAACCGTCGACAATCCGTGGTTGGCGCTCCTCGTCGGAGGCTGTGGCGGTGTGCTCGTCTACGGGCTGCTGACCGTTCGCACGTGGCGTGGTTTGATGAGAACGATACGGCTGCTTCGATGA
- a CDS encoding glycosyltransferase family 2 protein, with amino-acid sequence MTVVVPCYNYGRFLGPLVASILDQNDVESHVIIVDDASPDGSADVAAALAEAHPSRVTAVLHDVNRGHIQTYNDGLAAARTEFVALVSADDIVAPGALGRATRLMQANPRVGMVYGHTVAFTHGVQPAAPHASLPETWSIWGGRKWLAWAAKRGRNFIVSPEAVMRTSAIKQIGGYNAGLPHSGDLEYWLRTAATWDIARVNGRPQAYYRMHGANMHVTSYAGLAVDLRHRMAAFESLTGPELAPSVPGADRMVARARAAIAREAVSLALRDLDRGMRTDEVRPLLELADELDPGASSQRKVRWRLARARRGRSPAISQRALEQLRRQADRLRAVLYEVAGIA; translated from the coding sequence GTGACGGTCGTCGTCCCCTGTTACAACTACGGCAGATTCCTCGGCCCCCTGGTCGCGAGCATCTTGGACCAAAACGATGTCGAATCACATGTCATCATCGTCGATGACGCATCGCCGGACGGCTCTGCCGACGTCGCTGCGGCCCTCGCCGAAGCACATCCGTCCCGTGTCACTGCTGTGCTGCATGATGTCAATCGCGGCCACATCCAGACCTACAACGACGGGCTCGCCGCCGCACGAACGGAGTTCGTTGCTCTCGTTTCGGCCGACGACATCGTGGCTCCAGGGGCGCTGGGGCGAGCGACCAGGCTCATGCAAGCGAATCCCCGCGTCGGGATGGTCTACGGCCATACTGTGGCATTCACGCACGGCGTTCAGCCTGCCGCGCCGCATGCGTCACTCCCTGAGACGTGGAGCATCTGGGGAGGGCGCAAGTGGCTGGCGTGGGCCGCCAAACGCGGGCGCAACTTCATCGTCTCGCCGGAAGCCGTCATGCGCACGAGCGCGATCAAACAGATCGGCGGCTACAACGCCGGGCTGCCCCATTCCGGCGACCTCGAGTACTGGCTGCGCACGGCCGCCACGTGGGACATCGCCCGGGTGAATGGTCGGCCGCAGGCCTACTACCGAATGCACGGTGCCAACATGCACGTCACGAGCTACGCGGGGCTGGCAGTGGATCTGCGGCACCGCATGGCAGCGTTCGAATCGCTCACCGGCCCGGAGCTTGCACCGTCTGTCCCCGGGGCAGATCGGATGGTGGCCCGAGCGCGCGCCGCGATAGCTCGGGAGGCTGTGTCGCTCGCGTTGCGAGATCTTGACCGCGGCATGCGGACCGACGAGGTCCGCCCGTTGCTGGAGCTTGCCGACGAACTGGACCCGGGTGCCTCGTCACAGCGCAAGGTCAGATGGCGTCTGGCCAGGGCGCGCCGCGGCCGATCTCCGGCGATCTCCCAACGTGCTCTCGAGCAACTGCGTCGGCAGGCGGATCGTTTGCGCGCGGTGCTGTACGAGGTTGCCGGGATCGCATGA
- a CDS encoding DUF4082 domain-containing protein, with product MTSSTTVNKRWTSLRRRVNLAAAVIASAALIVTALSAAPPPANAATGCRAAANPVACENAKTGADPAVWNIDGAGDPSIQGFGTDISVQNGATIGFKIDTDAASYSIDIYRTGWYQGLGARKVASVTPSATLPQTQPQCISELSTELYDCGNWSLSASWAVPDDAVSGVYVALLHRNDTGGESHIIFIVRDQASTSDVVFQTSDPTWQAYNSYGGSDFYQGAANGRAYKVSYNRPFATREGTTQRDFYFSSEYAQVRFMERNGYNVSYLSGIDSDRFGSLLRNHKVLLSVGHDEYWSGAQRANLFAARDAGVNIQFLTGNTGYWRTRYEPSLASGTSTAYRTLVSYKETWNNAKIDPSAEWTGTWRDPRFTSQQAGGGLPENALTGTLYQANHDDLPVTVSAQEGKLRLWRNTALTSLAPGTTAALAPHTVGYESDEDVDNGYRPAGLVRLSTTLGPTPEYLRDYGNTVSPGMTTHNLTLYRAPSGALVFSAGSVQWAWGLDQQHDGDGAPADPRMQQAQLNLLADMGALPSTLMSGMSSPQKSTDATPPAVSVTSPANNSTIANGTLVTVTGTASDVGGVVAGVEYSVDDGASWRLATGTTAWSFDYIQSGIAASKILVRAIDDSANYPANPQAVQIVVTGAHSVFGQQVPAVQDAGDTSAVELGMRFTPEVNGFVSGVRFFKSLGNIGAHTGTLWDAAGTRLATVAFSAETASGWQSASFSSAVPVVAGQGYLVSYTAPAGHYSAAPYYWPYSARKSTPIAVPSGFGNPDPGVYGEPGTFPTSTFNGTNYFVDVVFDIVDTTPLTAAEHWPSVDATDVPRSTTVSARLSSPVVPGSVTLSVRTAGGQAVDGTVSYDTESRVARFTPATLLPPETSFIATLDATAIAGGVVSAGRSWAFGTVAAAQEVTCPCSIFAPTLTPTTLEAIDSGPVTLGVKFTARATGAIAGIKFYKGVNNVGAHVGTLWSASGESLASATFVAESATGWQTVYFAEPIPVQAGSQYVASYRANSGIYSATAGAFSSSGVENGPLGVNPGAGRFGYAQGFPSSTSSANYFVDVVFVTDGQIPAAPLSVSIPSPAHDQVNVPTASLVTAVLSAAPPQGVVPSIGLTAAGAPVPGASSYDPSSRTVTFTPAAALARSTAYTATVVVEGAVPAGGVWSFTTEAAAPYSGEFTLLGGGTPEAASATSETAAVELGMSFAASQSGSVTGIRFYKEAGNTGTHSGSLWSSTGQRLATVTFAGESASGWQTASLATPYELVPGQRYVVSYFAPRGRYSFTPDYFSLLRTNGPLVADTAVNGRFVYGAEGGFPTGSWNASNYLVDVVFQAGAVGPAAPVSVASTVPANGASAVLPSAALTAVLSSGAIATQPLITLSGPNGDVAGVTAYDSASRTVSFTPDALLDWATQYTATVSLQGAALAAGSWTFGTAAAPAPSGSFNLLGDSMPAVTAADDDSAVEVGMAFSVAQPGSVTAIRFYKGSGNTGTHVGSLWTDAGVRLAQVTFSGETADGWQSATLDTPYPLTPGERYVVSYHAPNGRYSSTAGYFQSQRSNGPISADLVGNGRYRYGSGGVMPTSSWNASSYSVDVTFVTSDAAPLTAPTPTPTPTPSPTPSPTPTPSPTPSPSPTPSPSPTPSPTPTPSPTPSPTPTPSPTPTPSPTPSPTPSPSPSPTPTPSPSPSPTPSATLPEGAVSGARDVAPTALVVAKVAGAGAEFTAITLEGPNGLIAGTSAYDSATGSLSFEPTAPLGWATEYRAAVVAGDPLVALLSWTFTTAQEPIVVVASSILPPDAVPLNEAWDDTAAVQVGVRFSASTPGTVTAIRFYKGAANTGAHTCYLWSPDGVLLASIALENETGVGWQLATLSEPVLLQAGLEYRATVHSTTGRYAVDLNGLAQPTSSGPLSTPAQGSTYRYGIEYPEATSSHNYWVDVLFQAQG from the coding sequence ATGACATCTTCAACGACCGTCAACAAGCGCTGGACCAGCCTCCGGCGGCGCGTCAATCTTGCCGCCGCGGTGATCGCCAGTGCGGCTCTCATCGTCACGGCGCTCAGCGCGGCGCCACCGCCGGCGAACGCCGCAACCGGTTGCAGGGCCGCAGCCAACCCCGTCGCCTGCGAGAACGCGAAGACGGGGGCGGACCCGGCCGTCTGGAACATCGATGGGGCCGGCGACCCGAGCATTCAGGGCTTCGGAACCGACATCTCGGTTCAGAATGGCGCCACGATCGGATTCAAGATCGACACGGACGCCGCGAGCTACTCGATCGACATCTATCGCACCGGCTGGTACCAAGGGCTGGGCGCCCGCAAGGTGGCGTCCGTCACGCCGTCGGCGACTCTCCCGCAGACACAACCGCAGTGCATCTCGGAGCTGAGCACGGAGCTTTATGACTGCGGCAACTGGAGTCTCTCAGCGAGCTGGGCGGTGCCGGATGACGCCGTCTCCGGTGTGTACGTAGCGCTGCTGCACCGCAACGACACGGGCGGCGAAAGCCACATCATCTTCATCGTGCGCGACCAGGCGTCGACCTCCGACGTCGTCTTCCAGACGTCCGATCCCACCTGGCAGGCGTACAACAGCTACGGCGGGTCCGACTTCTACCAAGGTGCAGCCAACGGGCGCGCGTACAAGGTCAGCTACAACCGACCCTTCGCAACGCGAGAGGGAACCACCCAGCGAGACTTCTACTTCAGCAGCGAGTACGCCCAGGTGCGCTTCATGGAGCGCAACGGCTACAACGTCAGCTACCTGAGCGGGATAGACAGCGATCGCTTCGGTTCGCTGCTGCGCAACCACAAGGTCCTCCTCTCTGTCGGGCATGACGAATACTGGTCGGGCGCCCAACGGGCCAACCTCTTTGCGGCCAGAGACGCTGGCGTCAATATCCAGTTCCTCACGGGTAACACCGGCTACTGGCGCACCCGATACGAGCCGTCGCTCGCGAGCGGCACGTCGACGGCCTACCGCACGCTCGTCTCCTACAAGGAGACGTGGAACAACGCGAAGATCGACCCGTCCGCCGAATGGACGGGCACGTGGCGCGACCCTCGCTTCACGTCGCAACAGGCCGGGGGCGGGTTGCCGGAGAACGCATTGACCGGGACGCTCTACCAGGCCAATCACGACGATCTCCCGGTTACGGTGTCGGCTCAGGAGGGCAAGCTCAGACTGTGGCGCAACACCGCTCTCACCTCCCTGGCACCGGGAACGACGGCGGCGCTGGCGCCGCACACTGTCGGGTACGAATCGGACGAGGACGTCGACAACGGGTACCGCCCGGCCGGGCTCGTCCGGCTCTCGACCACTCTCGGCCCCACCCCGGAGTACCTGCGCGACTACGGAAACACCGTGAGCCCTGGCATGACGACCCACAACCTGACTCTCTACCGCGCTCCGAGCGGAGCGCTGGTCTTCTCGGCGGGAAGCGTCCAATGGGCGTGGGGCCTCGACCAGCAGCACGACGGCGATGGGGCGCCCGCAGATCCGCGGATGCAGCAGGCTCAACTGAACCTCCTCGCCGATATGGGCGCACTGCCGAGCACCCTGATGAGCGGCATGTCGAGCCCCCAGAAGAGCACGGACGCGACGCCGCCGGCCGTCAGCGTCACGTCGCCGGCAAATAACTCGACGATTGCCAACGGCACGCTGGTCACCGTGACCGGTACGGCAAGCGATGTGGGCGGCGTCGTGGCTGGGGTGGAATACTCCGTCGACGATGGAGCTTCCTGGCGGCTCGCGACCGGAACGACGGCCTGGTCCTTCGACTACATCCAGAGTGGCATCGCGGCCTCGAAGATCCTGGTGCGCGCCATCGACGACAGCGCAAACTATCCCGCGAATCCACAGGCCGTGCAGATCGTCGTCACCGGCGCCCACAGCGTGTTCGGCCAGCAGGTGCCGGCTGTCCAGGATGCCGGCGACACCTCCGCGGTCGAATTGGGCATGCGCTTCACCCCCGAGGTGAACGGCTTCGTCTCCGGCGTGAGATTCTTCAAGAGCCTGGGTAACATCGGCGCCCACACGGGGACCCTGTGGGACGCCGCGGGAACCCGGCTCGCGACCGTGGCATTCAGCGCCGAGACCGCGAGCGGCTGGCAGAGCGCGAGCTTCTCCTCCGCGGTGCCGGTGGTCGCGGGGCAGGGGTACCTCGTCTCGTACACCGCGCCCGCAGGCCACTACTCCGCGGCACCGTACTATTGGCCCTACTCGGCGAGAAAGAGCACGCCGATCGCCGTCCCCAGCGGGTTCGGCAACCCGGATCCCGGAGTCTACGGGGAGCCGGGCACATTCCCGACAAGCACGTTCAACGGAACCAACTACTTCGTCGACGTCGTCTTCGACATCGTCGACACGACACCGCTCACGGCCGCCGAGCACTGGCCCTCGGTTGACGCGACCGACGTCCCGCGAAGCACCACCGTGAGTGCACGGCTGTCCTCACCGGTTGTGCCGGGCTCTGTCACACTGTCCGTTCGAACTGCCGGGGGGCAGGCCGTCGACGGGACGGTGAGCTACGACACGGAGAGCAGGGTCGCCCGCTTCACACCGGCCACGCTCCTGCCGCCCGAGACGTCCTTCATCGCCACGCTCGACGCGACCGCGATAGCGGGCGGCGTCGTGAGTGCGGGGCGGAGCTGGGCCTTCGGCACAGTCGCGGCGGCCCAAGAAGTCACGTGCCCCTGCTCGATATTCGCCCCGACACTCACTCCGACCACGCTCGAGGCGATCGACAGCGGTCCGGTCACGCTGGGGGTGAAGTTCACCGCGCGAGCCACCGGCGCCATCGCGGGAATCAAGTTCTACAAAGGCGTGAACAACGTCGGAGCGCATGTCGGGACGTTGTGGAGTGCCTCGGGCGAATCCCTCGCCTCCGCGACGTTTGTGGCCGAGTCGGCGACGGGATGGCAAACGGTCTATTTCGCAGAGCCGATCCCCGTGCAGGCGGGATCCCAGTATGTGGCCTCGTACCGCGCGAACAGCGGGATCTACTCCGCGACGGCCGGGGCCTTCAGCAGCAGCGGAGTAGAGAACGGCCCGTTGGGCGTCAACCCGGGCGCCGGTCGGTTCGGCTACGCGCAGGGATTCCCGAGCTCAACATCCTCAGCCAACTACTTCGTCGACGTGGTGTTCGTGACTGATGGCCAGATCCCCGCTGCGCCGCTCTCGGTGAGCATTCCGAGCCCGGCGCACGATCAGGTGAACGTGCCCACAGCATCGCTCGTCACGGCCGTGCTCTCTGCTGCGCCGCCGCAGGGCGTCGTCCCATCGATAGGCCTGACCGCGGCCGGAGCACCGGTCCCCGGGGCCTCCAGCTATGACCCGTCGTCCCGAACCGTTACCTTCACGCCGGCCGCGGCGCTTGCCCGCTCGACGGCCTACACCGCAACGGTGGTGGTCGAGGGAGCGGTTCCCGCCGGCGGGGTGTGGTCGTTCACCACCGAGGCCGCGGCCCCGTACTCGGGCGAGTTCACCCTGCTGGGTGGTGGAACCCCAGAGGCGGCGTCGGCAACGAGCGAGACCGCCGCCGTGGAGCTGGGGATGTCGTTTGCGGCGTCCCAGAGCGGATCAGTGACCGGCATCCGGTTCTACAAGGAGGCAGGCAACACGGGCACGCACAGCGGGTCGCTCTGGTCGTCCACGGGCCAGCGCCTCGCTACCGTCACATTTGCGGGGGAGTCGGCCAGTGGATGGCAGACGGCGTCCCTGGCGACTCCGTATGAACTCGTGCCGGGCCAACGATACGTCGTGTCGTATTTCGCGCCCAGGGGCCGATACTCGTTCACTCCCGACTACTTCTCCCTGCTGCGCACGAACGGCCCTCTCGTTGCCGACACCGCAGTGAACGGTCGCTTCGTCTACGGGGCCGAAGGCGGGTTCCCGACCGGAAGCTGGAACGCCAGCAACTACCTCGTTGATGTGGTCTTCCAGGCCGGCGCGGTCGGTCCGGCGGCGCCCGTGAGCGTGGCCTCGACCGTGCCGGCGAATGGCGCTTCGGCAGTACTCCCGTCTGCGGCTCTGACGGCGGTGCTCTCGAGCGGAGCCATCGCCACGCAGCCGCTCATCACGCTCAGCGGTCCGAACGGCGACGTTGCCGGAGTGACGGCCTACGACTCCGCAAGCCGGACGGTTTCCTTCACCCCCGACGCGCTCCTGGACTGGGCGACGCAATACACCGCCACAGTGTCGCTGCAGGGTGCCGCGCTCGCCGCAGGGTCCTGGACGTTCGGCACGGCAGCAGCGCCCGCACCCAGCGGATCCTTCAACCTGCTCGGAGACTCCATGCCCGCCGTCACGGCAGCGGATGACGACTCTGCGGTCGAAGTGGGCATGGCATTCTCCGTGGCACAGCCAGGTTCGGTCACGGCCATCCGTTTCTACAAGGGGAGCGGCAACACAGGAACACATGTCGGATCGCTCTGGACGGACGCCGGGGTTCGGCTGGCCCAGGTCACGTTCTCCGGTGAGACGGCGGACGGGTGGCAAAGCGCGACGTTGGACACTCCGTATCCGCTGACGCCCGGCGAGCGCTACGTCGTGTCCTACCACGCCCCCAACGGCCGCTACTCGAGTACGGCGGGGTACTTCCAGTCGCAGCGCTCGAACGGTCCGATCAGCGCAGATCTCGTCGGCAACGGGCGGTATCGCTACGGCTCGGGCGGGGTGATGCCGACTTCGAGCTGGAACGCGAGCAGCTACAGCGTGGACGTCACCTTCGTCACGAGCGACGCGGCCCCGCTCACCGCCCCGACACCGACACCGACACCGACGCCGTCTCCGACCCCGTCTCCGACACCGACGCCGTCTCCGACACCGTCGCCGTCTCCGACCCCGTCTCCGTCTCCGACCCCGTCTCCGACACCGACCCCGTCGCCGACCCCGTCGCCGACCCCGACTCCGTCGCCGACCCCGACTCCGTCGCCGACACCGTCGCCGACTCCGTCTCCGTCGCCGTCGCCGACACCGACACCGTCTCCGTCTCCGTCTCCGACGCCCAGCGCAACGCTTCCGGAAGGCGCTGTGTCAGGAGCTCGGGATGTCGCACCGACCGCCCTGGTGGTGGCGAAGGTCGCGGGAGCAGGTGCGGAATTCACGGCGATCACGCTCGAAGGACCGAACGGCCTGATCGCAGGGACGTCGGCATACGACTCCGCAACCGGAAGCTTGTCGTTCGAGCCCACAGCCCCGCTGGGCTGGGCGACCGAGTATCGAGCGGCGGTTGTGGCGGGTGATCCGCTTGTTGCGCTGCTGAGTTGGACCTTCACAACCGCCCAGGAGCCGATTGTCGTCGTCGCATCGTCGATACTGCCGCCCGATGCCGTTCCGCTGAACGAAGCGTGGGACGATACTGCGGCCGTGCAGGTTGGAGTGCGGTTCAGCGCGAGCACCCCCGGTACCGTGACTGCCATCCGGTTCTACAAGGGCGCGGCGAACACGGGCGCTCACACCTGTTACCTCTGGTCTCCGGACGGCGTGCTCCTGGCCTCCATCGCGCTGGAGAACGAGACAGGCGTCGGCTGGCAGCTGGCTACGCTGAGCGAGCCTGTTCTCCTGCAGGCAGGACTCGAATACCGGGCCACGGTGCACAGCACCACCGGTCGCTACGCCGTCGACCTGAACGGCCTGGCGCAGCCGACAAGCTCTGGGCCACTCAGCACGCCCGCACAGGGATCCACATACCGCTACGGGATCGAATACCCGGAGGCAACCTCCTCCCACAACTACTGGGTCGACGTGCTGTTCCAGGCACAGGGCTGA
- a CDS encoding rhamnosyltransferase WsaF family glycosyltransferase produces the protein MAWFDENDTAASMKGTFVGAWERLVVTAKARARQTQRILAADGVNGILRRVAGRMERRFGVQGQSIPLHPADIADSTRLIAPAAAPDVADRPLRIAWVTTPPSAGSGGHTTMFRMIEGLEAAGHSTTLCLYDIYRGDVALHENTVRESWPRVRSSVRDSAQGFGEADVWIATSWQTAHVLASHPELPGTRMYFVQDYEPYFYPHGALAALAEDSYRFGFTGITAGAWLSGELGERFGMECAHFEFGADANVYSLRDAAPRAGVVLYTKPGVARRGHELGVLALQRFVEQVPEAPVHLFGDPPGTLPFSAVSHGRLTPAELNELYNSCRVGLSLSFTNVSLIPWELQACGVVPVVNDARHNRAVLRNSEVHWAAPTPGALAEAMVAAWRGYDPSSTPTRQAAAVAGDSWDESARVVTEFIENTVRTGRRDLLDGARHSS, from the coding sequence GTGGCGTGGTTTGATGAGAACGATACGGCTGCTTCGATGAAGGGGACATTCGTGGGCGCTTGGGAACGGCTTGTGGTCACCGCGAAGGCGCGGGCGAGGCAGACGCAGAGGATTCTGGCCGCTGACGGAGTGAACGGCATCCTGCGCCGGGTTGCGGGCCGGATGGAGCGGCGTTTTGGCGTGCAGGGCCAGTCGATCCCGCTCCACCCGGCCGACATCGCCGATTCGACGCGTCTGATCGCGCCCGCCGCTGCTCCGGACGTGGCGGACCGACCGCTGCGCATCGCGTGGGTGACGACGCCACCGAGCGCCGGTTCAGGCGGGCACACCACGATGTTCCGGATGATTGAGGGGCTGGAGGCTGCTGGCCATTCGACAACCCTCTGCCTGTACGACATCTACCGCGGCGATGTCGCGCTGCACGAGAATACTGTGCGGGAGAGCTGGCCACGTGTGCGCTCCTCGGTGCGCGACTCAGCACAGGGATTCGGCGAGGCGGATGTCTGGATCGCCACCTCCTGGCAGACTGCCCACGTCCTGGCAAGCCACCCGGAGCTGCCGGGCACTCGCATGTACTTCGTGCAGGACTACGAACCCTACTTCTACCCGCACGGTGCGCTCGCTGCGCTTGCGGAGGACAGCTACAGATTCGGGTTCACCGGCATCACCGCTGGCGCCTGGCTGTCGGGCGAGCTGGGCGAGCGCTTCGGCATGGAGTGCGCACATTTCGAGTTTGGTGCGGATGCCAACGTCTACTCGCTGCGGGACGCCGCGCCCCGCGCCGGTGTCGTGCTCTATACCAAGCCGGGAGTCGCCAGACGCGGGCACGAGCTCGGGGTGCTCGCCCTGCAACGATTCGTCGAACAAGTCCCGGAGGCGCCGGTCCACCTGTTCGGCGACCCCCCGGGCACGCTGCCCTTTTCCGCCGTCAGCCACGGCCGCCTGACTCCGGCTGAGCTCAACGAGCTGTACAACTCCTGCAGAGTCGGACTCAGCCTCTCATTCACCAACGTCTCGCTCATCCCCTGGGAACTTCAGGCCTGCGGGGTGGTGCCCGTTGTCAACGACGCCCGGCACAACCGGGCCGTTTTGCGCAATTCGGAGGTGCACTGGGCGGCGCCGACCCCAGGCGCGCTGGCAGAGGCCATGGTTGCCGCCTGGCGGGGCTATGACCCCAGCTCGACGCCGACGCGCCAGGCCGCGGCGGTAGCGGGCGACAGCTGGGACGAGTCTGCACGTGTCGTCACCGAGTTCATCGAGAACACGGTGCGCACCGGCCGCCGTGATCTGCTCGACGGGGCGCGGCACTCGTCCTAG
- a CDS encoding glycosyltransferase, translating into MSSVDHVLLTRFNLPSGGVEATIRASEHWLSNRWMLFERYCAPSVSSQSEKNFSWIIYFDPESPRWLVDKVTEISRNGLFTPIYRASVSREQLLGDIRGVAQGTGQRLVTSNLDNDDALARDFVARIQAVPLPEERTAVFITHGLIASPAGLYLRIDRDNAFCTVIESWDDPTTCWSDWHMMLRRSMPAIELEGAPGWLQVVHGENVSNRVRGRLVSPDQWRSRFADDLAGVRVPGRAQIARDRVLLAPARAVSESARGSVKWLALSVLGKDGMDRLKSAIAARTRPHPPR; encoded by the coding sequence ATGAGCAGCGTCGACCATGTGCTGTTGACCCGTTTCAACCTGCCGTCCGGCGGCGTTGAGGCAACGATCAGGGCCAGCGAGCACTGGCTCAGCAATCGGTGGATGCTTTTCGAACGCTACTGCGCCCCCTCGGTGTCCTCGCAGAGCGAGAAGAACTTCTCGTGGATCATCTACTTCGACCCCGAGAGTCCCCGTTGGCTGGTCGACAAGGTGACCGAGATCAGCCGGAACGGCTTGTTCACACCGATCTATCGCGCGTCCGTCTCTCGCGAACAACTGCTCGGCGACATCCGCGGTGTCGCGCAGGGAACCGGCCAACGTTTGGTGACATCCAACCTCGACAATGACGATGCGCTCGCTCGCGACTTCGTCGCTCGGATTCAGGCCGTGCCGCTCCCGGAGGAGAGAACCGCCGTGTTCATCACCCACGGCCTGATCGCCAGTCCTGCCGGGCTCTACCTGCGAATCGATCGCGACAATGCGTTCTGCACCGTGATCGAGTCGTGGGACGATCCGACCACCTGCTGGTCAGACTGGCACATGATGCTCCGTCGCAGCATGCCCGCGATCGAGCTCGAGGGAGCACCCGGTTGGTTGCAGGTGGTTCATGGCGAGAACGTGAGCAACAGGGTGCGTGGCAGACTCGTGTCGCCGGACCAATGGCGCTCACGCTTCGCCGACGATCTCGCCGGCGTCAGGGTGCCCGGCCGCGCTCAGATCGCCCGTGATCGCGTACTGCTCGCTCCGGCCCGGGCGGTGTCCGAATCCGCACGTGGGTCCGTCAAATGGCTGGCGCTCAGCGTTCTCGGCAAAGACGGCATGGATCGCCTGAAGTCGGCGATCGCTGCCCGCACTCGGCCCCACCCTCCACGCTGA